From a single Ciconia boyciana chromosome 6, ASM3463844v1, whole genome shotgun sequence genomic region:
- the CIPC gene encoding CLOCK-interacting pacemaker isoform X1, with protein sequence MEMKSLNHHFSMAAAESDKDSGYSDGSSECPSAMEQTDSEDVLNALCWNAEDGPWQCPMTTSNSFPALSSMVVMKNVLVKQVIVLYRYSISILPTEPKKFCVGGTSSQLQSWTVQPSFEVIPAQPQLVFLRPSIPPPINPHPVGKKRNDSTNYLPILNSYPKIAPQPCKRDHSFDLEERQDTNCHKRLCTEAPKMETSPVSRSTGLPTSPFAHLPVSFKTPQDSNQQSSTLVTSGKLSALPGFHRVSSDTQKVPGLTPLLPFGTLQATKCTPHESETAAQTTMQSAVWSPPLIPEEICTTPELLLQQQSKCRRFQNTLVVLRRSGLLEITLKTKELIHQNQVTQAELDRLKHQTQLFIEAIKNNAPQSWAELEASLTGSDKADSNLEDSTYPNM encoded by the exons ATGGAAATGAAGAGCTTGAACCATCACTTCAGCATGGCGGCAGCTGAATCTGACAAGGACTCTGGATATTCAG ATGGAAGTTCAGAGTGCCCGAGTGCTATGGAGCAGACTGACTCGGAGGATGTGCTGAATGCGTTGTGTTGGAACGCAGAGGACGGGCCTTGGCAATGCCCAATGACCACAAGCAACTCCTTTCCTGCACTTTCTTCTATGGTCGTAATGAAAAACGTGTTAGTTAAGCAG gtAATTGTTCTGTATCGCTATTCCATAAGCATCTTGCCCACTGAACCAAAGAAATTCTGTGTCGGA GGGACTTCATCACAACTCCAGTCTTGGACTGTGCAGCCATCCTTTGAAGTGATtccagctcagccacagctAGTGTTTCTTCGTCCTTCGATCCCACCGCCCATTAACCCTCACCCTgttgggaaaaagagaaatgactCCACTAATTACCTGCCCATCCTGAATTCTTATCCCAAAATAGCACCACAGCCCTGCAAAAGAGATCACTCCTTTGATCTAGAAGAACGTCAGGACACCAATTGCCATAAACGACTCTGCACAGAAGCACCCAAAATGGAGACTTCTCCTGTATCGAGGAGCACAGGCTTGCCTACTAGTCCTTTTGCCCACCTACCAGTTAGCTTTAAGACCCCTCAGGATTCTAACCAGCAAAGTTCAACTCTGGTGACAAGTGGAAAACTGTCAGCTCTTCCTGGTTTTCACCGTGTTTCCAGTGACACTCAGAAAGTGCCAGGTTTGACTCCCCTTTTGCCTTTTGGAACTCTGCAGGCAACAAAGTGCACCCCTCATGAGAGCGAGACTGCAGCACAGACTACGATGCAGTCTGCAGTGTGGAGCCCTCCATTGATACCAGAAGAGATTTGCACTACCCCTGAGCTGCTCTTGCAACAACAAAGCAAGTGCAGACGCTTTCAGAATACACTCGTCGTGCTACGCAGGTCGGGATTGCTGGAGATCACTTTAAAAACCAAGGAGCTCATTCATCAGAACCAGGTGACTCAGGCTGAGCTGGACCGGCTGAAgcaccaaacacagcttttcatAGAGGCAATAAAGAACAATGCTCCACAGTCGTGGGCAGAGCTAGAAGCATCTCTAACAGGATCTGATAAAGCCGATAGCAACCTTGAAGACTCCACTTATCCCAACATGTAG
- the CIPC gene encoding CLOCK-interacting pacemaker isoform X2, which yields MEMKSLNHHFSMAAAESDKDSGYSDGSSECPSAMEQTDSEDVLNALCWNAEDGPWQCPMTTSNSFPALSSMVVMKNVLVKQGTSSQLQSWTVQPSFEVIPAQPQLVFLRPSIPPPINPHPVGKKRNDSTNYLPILNSYPKIAPQPCKRDHSFDLEERQDTNCHKRLCTEAPKMETSPVSRSTGLPTSPFAHLPVSFKTPQDSNQQSSTLVTSGKLSALPGFHRVSSDTQKVPGLTPLLPFGTLQATKCTPHESETAAQTTMQSAVWSPPLIPEEICTTPELLLQQQSKCRRFQNTLVVLRRSGLLEITLKTKELIHQNQVTQAELDRLKHQTQLFIEAIKNNAPQSWAELEASLTGSDKADSNLEDSTYPNM from the exons ATGGAAATGAAGAGCTTGAACCATCACTTCAGCATGGCGGCAGCTGAATCTGACAAGGACTCTGGATATTCAG ATGGAAGTTCAGAGTGCCCGAGTGCTATGGAGCAGACTGACTCGGAGGATGTGCTGAATGCGTTGTGTTGGAACGCAGAGGACGGGCCTTGGCAATGCCCAATGACCACAAGCAACTCCTTTCCTGCACTTTCTTCTATGGTCGTAATGAAAAACGTGTTAGTTAAGCAG GGGACTTCATCACAACTCCAGTCTTGGACTGTGCAGCCATCCTTTGAAGTGATtccagctcagccacagctAGTGTTTCTTCGTCCTTCGATCCCACCGCCCATTAACCCTCACCCTgttgggaaaaagagaaatgactCCACTAATTACCTGCCCATCCTGAATTCTTATCCCAAAATAGCACCACAGCCCTGCAAAAGAGATCACTCCTTTGATCTAGAAGAACGTCAGGACACCAATTGCCATAAACGACTCTGCACAGAAGCACCCAAAATGGAGACTTCTCCTGTATCGAGGAGCACAGGCTTGCCTACTAGTCCTTTTGCCCACCTACCAGTTAGCTTTAAGACCCCTCAGGATTCTAACCAGCAAAGTTCAACTCTGGTGACAAGTGGAAAACTGTCAGCTCTTCCTGGTTTTCACCGTGTTTCCAGTGACACTCAGAAAGTGCCAGGTTTGACTCCCCTTTTGCCTTTTGGAACTCTGCAGGCAACAAAGTGCACCCCTCATGAGAGCGAGACTGCAGCACAGACTACGATGCAGTCTGCAGTGTGGAGCCCTCCATTGATACCAGAAGAGATTTGCACTACCCCTGAGCTGCTCTTGCAACAACAAAGCAAGTGCAGACGCTTTCAGAATACACTCGTCGTGCTACGCAGGTCGGGATTGCTGGAGATCACTTTAAAAACCAAGGAGCTCATTCATCAGAACCAGGTGACTCAGGCTGAGCTGGACCGGCTGAAgcaccaaacacagcttttcatAGAGGCAATAAAGAACAATGCTCCACAGTCGTGGGCAGAGCTAGAAGCATCTCTAACAGGATCTGATAAAGCCGATAGCAACCTTGAAGACTCCACTTATCCCAACATGTAG